One window of the Burkholderia sp. FERM BP-3421 genome contains the following:
- a CDS encoding 4-aminobutyrate--2-oxoglutarate transaminase, whose translation MNNADLHARKNAATPRGVGVMCDFYAARAENAELWDVEGRRVIDFAAGIAVMNTGHRHPRIVKAIAAQLEHFTHTAYQIVPYASYVELAEKINTRAPGSFAKKTAFFTTGAEAVENAVKIARAATGRPGVIAFSGGFHGRTMMGMALTGKVAPYKLGFGPFPGEVFHAPFPNPLHGVTTADALRAIDMLFKADIDPKRVAAIIFEPVQGEGGFYAAPADFVRALRKLCDEHGILLIADEVQTGFARTGKLFAMQHYDVAPDLMTMAKSLAGGMPLSGVVGRADVMDAAAPGGLGGTYAGNPLAVAAAHAVLDIIDEERLIERAVALGDALKARLVALQAEVPQIADVRGPGSMVAVEFFKAGTQTPDAEFTKRVQARALERGLLLLVCGVHANVIRFLYPLTVPDAVFDEALGILAEVLKEAVGVPA comes from the coding sequence GTGAACAATGCCGATCTGCACGCCCGCAAGAACGCCGCCACCCCGCGCGGGGTCGGCGTGATGTGCGATTTCTACGCGGCGCGTGCCGAGAACGCCGAACTGTGGGACGTCGAGGGGCGTCGCGTCATCGACTTCGCGGCCGGCATCGCGGTGATGAACACCGGCCACCGGCACCCGAGGATCGTGAAGGCGATCGCGGCCCAGCTCGAACACTTCACGCACACCGCGTACCAGATCGTGCCGTACGCGTCGTACGTCGAGCTGGCCGAGAAGATCAACACGCGCGCGCCGGGCAGCTTCGCGAAAAAGACCGCGTTCTTCACGACCGGCGCGGAAGCCGTGGAAAACGCGGTGAAGATCGCCCGCGCCGCCACCGGCCGTCCCGGCGTGATCGCCTTCTCGGGCGGCTTCCACGGCCGCACGATGATGGGCATGGCGCTGACGGGCAAGGTCGCGCCGTACAAGCTCGGCTTCGGCCCGTTCCCGGGCGAGGTGTTCCACGCACCGTTCCCGAATCCGCTGCACGGCGTGACGACCGCCGACGCGCTGCGCGCGATCGACATGCTGTTCAAGGCCGACATCGATCCGAAGCGGGTCGCCGCGATCATCTTCGAACCGGTGCAGGGCGAAGGCGGCTTCTACGCGGCGCCGGCCGATTTCGTGCGCGCGCTGCGCAAGCTGTGCGACGAGCACGGCATCCTGCTGATCGCCGACGAAGTGCAGACGGGCTTCGCGCGCACCGGCAAGCTGTTCGCGATGCAGCACTACGACGTCGCGCCGGACCTGATGACGATGGCCAAGAGCCTCGCGGGCGGCATGCCGCTGTCGGGCGTGGTCGGCCGCGCGGACGTGATGGACGCCGCCGCGCCGGGCGGCCTCGGCGGCACCTACGCGGGCAACCCGCTCGCGGTCGCCGCCGCGCATGCGGTGCTCGACATCATCGACGAGGAGCGGCTGATCGAGCGCGCGGTCGCGCTCGGCGACGCCCTCAAGGCGCGCCTCGTCGCGCTGCAGGCCGAGGTGCCGCAGATCGCCGACGTGCGCGGCCCGGGCTCGATGGTCGCCGTCGAGTTCTTCAAGGCCGGCACGCAGACGCCGGACGCCGAGTTCACCAAGCGCGTGCAGGCGCGCGCGCTCGAACGCGGCCTGCTGCTGCTCGTGTGCGGCGTGCATGCGAACGTGATCCGCTTCCTGTACCCGCTCACGGTGCCGGACGCGGTGTTCGACGAAGCGCTCGGCATCCTCGCCGAGGTCTTGAAGGAAGCGGTCGGCGTGCCTGCCTGA
- the pdxR gene encoding MocR-like pyridoxine biosynthesis transcription factor PdxR has protein sequence MRSSVLSDWLAQRLVRGGGAQPIYRQLHRLLQQAILSRELPAGARFPSSRLLAAELGIARNTVTQVYEQLALEGYVTSATGRGTFVADSAPDEIVGAGEAAAARAPDASRAAAARPLSARGAHLLEAAGVSKRQGGAFMPGVPDVSRFPARVWTRLHNKYWRRLRPDLLTYAPGGGLALLRETLADYLRTARSVRCTPEQIVITTGIHQSVDLAVRLLTDPGDVIWTEDPCYWGVRSVLNVSGLTTRPIPVDDEGIAPSAADLAEPPKLMLVTPSHQYPLGMVMSLARRRMLLEYARQHGCWIIEDDYDSEFRYGSRPLASLQGLDTAGQVIYVGSFGKTLFPGLRVGYLVAPEPLAESFATASAELYREGQLLQQAVLAEFIAEGHFVSHIRKMRTLYGQRREVLLDAVARRYGDTLHALGSDAGLHLVTQLPGGVDDRAVARAALERNIVARPLSGYYADRARASSGLLLGYACVPENEIETAFATLAEAIDEQAFGVASAAG, from the coding sequence ATGCGGTCGAGCGTGTTGTCCGACTGGCTGGCGCAGCGCCTCGTGCGCGGCGGCGGCGCGCAGCCGATCTACCGGCAGCTGCACCGGCTGTTGCAGCAGGCGATCCTGAGCCGCGAGCTGCCGGCCGGGGCGCGCTTTCCGTCGTCGCGGCTGCTGGCCGCGGAGCTGGGCATCGCGCGCAACACGGTCACGCAGGTCTATGAACAGCTCGCGCTCGAAGGCTATGTGACCTCGGCCACCGGGCGCGGCACCTTCGTCGCGGACAGCGCGCCGGACGAGATCGTCGGCGCGGGCGAGGCGGCCGCCGCGCGCGCGCCGGACGCGTCGCGCGCGGCGGCGGCGCGGCCGTTGTCGGCGCGCGGCGCGCACCTGCTGGAGGCGGCGGGGGTGTCGAAGCGGCAGGGCGGCGCGTTCATGCCGGGCGTGCCGGACGTGTCGCGCTTTCCGGCGCGGGTCTGGACCCGCCTGCACAACAAGTATTGGCGGCGGCTGCGCCCGGACCTGCTGACCTACGCGCCGGGCGGCGGCCTCGCGCTGCTGCGCGAGACGCTGGCCGACTACCTGCGGACCGCGCGCTCGGTGCGCTGCACGCCCGAGCAGATCGTCATCACGACCGGCATCCATCAGTCGGTGGACCTGGCGGTCCGGCTCCTGACCGACCCGGGCGACGTGATCTGGACCGAGGATCCGTGCTACTGGGGCGTGCGCAGCGTGCTGAACGTGTCGGGGCTGACCACGCGGCCGATTCCGGTCGACGACGAGGGCATCGCGCCGTCGGCCGCCGATCTCGCCGAACCGCCGAAGCTGATGCTCGTCACGCCGTCGCACCAGTATCCGCTCGGCATGGTGATGAGCCTCGCGCGGCGGCGCATGCTGCTCGAATACGCGCGCCAGCACGGCTGCTGGATCATCGAGGACGACTACGACAGCGAATTCCGCTACGGCAGCCGGCCGCTCGCGTCGCTGCAGGGTCTCGATACGGCCGGGCAGGTGATCTACGTCGGCAGCTTCGGCAAGACCCTGTTCCCGGGGCTGCGGGTCGGCTACCTGGTCGCGCCGGAACCGCTCGCGGAAAGCTTCGCGACCGCGAGCGCCGAGCTGTATCGCGAAGGACAGCTGCTGCAGCAGGCCGTGCTCGCCGAATTCATCGCGGAAGGGCACTTCGTGTCGCATATCCGCAAGATGCGCACGCTGTACGGGCAACGCCGCGAGGTGCTGCTCGACGCGGTCGCGCGCCGCTACGGCGATACGCTGCATGCGCTCGGCAGCGACGCGGGGTTGCATCTCGTCACGCAATTGCCGGGCGGCGTCGACGATCGCGCGGTCGCGCGGGCCGCGCTCGAACGCAATATCGTCGCGCGCCCCTTGTCCGGCTATTACGCGGACCGCGCCCGCGCGTCGTCGGGGCTGTTGCTCGGCTATGCGTGCGTGCCGGAGAACGAGATCGAGACGGCGTTCGCGACGCTGGCCGAGGCGATCGACGAACAGGCGTTCGGTGTCGCGAGCGCGGCGGGATGA
- a CDS encoding YfcC family protein, with amino-acid sequence MPASSPNPADARHIDTTARTAGDPAAGDPAASAGRAPHPHGKMLHPVVMMLWVLAAAIALTWIVDAGHFERNGRLVVPGTYHVVPKTTALATLVAPAVSHSTPAHALPASLVSAFVAVPEGLLKNAPLIVMVMFVGGMFGVMRRTGVVDAGIDRLLQLTGNNAYLLTPLLMILIGLGSTLLGFISEYLVIIPMVVVIARRLGLSDLFAVALVALAAKIGYIASVTNPLALAVAQPLVGVPLFSGVALRAVVFVVFLTIGILYLLRHVRRTGYQVGQIAPGAAVHAAAKLSLRHKATLLVFAAAVAMLIFGTRELRWGNVELAAFYAAVSIATAVIGRLDSRSAADAFVDGMKNMMLAALLMGLAASVELLLQNSLVLDTLIHFFTRLADGQSPVWVANGLMAVQMMLDVFIPSVSGKAAVSMPIIGPIAQLSGVSGQTSVLAFVLGGGLTNLVTPTSGMLLAYLATARVDFGAWLRFVLPLFTILLALSCVVLTFAVWIGY; translated from the coding sequence ATGCCCGCCTCTTCCCCGAATCCGGCCGACGCACGCCACATCGACACCACCGCACGCACGGCCGGCGATCCGGCGGCCGGCGACCCGGCGGCGAGCGCCGGCCGCGCGCCGCATCCGCACGGCAAGATGCTGCACCCGGTCGTGATGATGCTGTGGGTGCTGGCCGCCGCGATCGCGCTCACGTGGATCGTCGACGCCGGCCACTTCGAGCGCAACGGCCGGCTCGTCGTGCCGGGCACCTATCACGTGGTGCCGAAGACGACCGCGCTCGCGACGCTCGTCGCGCCGGCCGTCAGCCACAGCACGCCCGCGCACGCACTGCCGGCGAGCCTCGTCTCGGCGTTCGTCGCGGTGCCGGAAGGGCTGCTGAAGAACGCGCCGCTGATCGTGATGGTGATGTTCGTCGGCGGGATGTTCGGCGTGATGCGCCGCACGGGCGTCGTCGACGCGGGCATCGACCGGCTGCTGCAGCTCACCGGCAACAACGCGTACCTGCTGACGCCGCTGCTGATGATCCTGATCGGGCTCGGCAGCACGCTGCTCGGCTTCATCTCCGAATACCTCGTGATCATTCCGATGGTCGTCGTGATCGCGCGGCGGCTCGGGCTGTCCGACCTGTTCGCGGTCGCGCTCGTCGCGCTCGCCGCGAAGATCGGCTACATCGCCTCGGTCACGAATCCGCTCGCGCTCGCCGTCGCGCAGCCGCTCGTCGGCGTGCCGCTGTTCAGCGGCGTCGCGCTGCGCGCGGTCGTCTTCGTCGTATTCCTGACGATCGGCATCCTGTACCTGCTGCGCCACGTGCGCCGCACCGGCTACCAGGTCGGGCAAATAGCGCCGGGCGCCGCCGTGCACGCGGCCGCGAAGCTGTCGCTGCGTCACAAGGCGACGCTGCTCGTGTTCGCCGCGGCGGTCGCGATGCTGATCTTCGGGACGCGCGAACTGAGGTGGGGCAACGTCGAACTCGCGGCGTTCTATGCGGCGGTCAGCATCGCGACGGCCGTCATCGGCCGGCTCGATTCGCGCAGCGCGGCCGACGCGTTCGTCGACGGGATGAAGAACATGATGCTCGCCGCGCTGCTGATGGGCCTCGCCGCATCGGTCGAGCTGCTGCTGCAGAACAGCCTCGTGCTCGACACGCTGATCCACTTCTTCACGCGGCTCGCGGACGGCCAGTCGCCGGTATGGGTCGCGAACGGATTGATGGCCGTGCAGATGATGCTCGACGTGTTCATTCCGTCGGTGTCGGGCAAGGCCGCGGTCAGCATGCCGATCATCGGGCCGATCGCCCAGCTCTCCGGCGTGAGCGGCCAGACCTCGGTGCTCGCCTTCGTGCTCGGCGGCGGGCTGACGAACCTCGTCACGCCGACGTCCGGCATGCTGCTCGCCTATCTCGCGACCGCGCGCGTCGACTTCGGCGCGTGGCTCCGTTTCGTGCTGCCGCTGTTCACGATCCTGCTCGCGCTGTCGTGCGTCGTGCTGACGTTCGCGGTGTGGATCGGGTATTGA
- a CDS encoding IclR family transcriptional regulator yields MTTYIVDAVDSALKLLSYVAEHPNLGVTELASQLGINKSRTYRMLCTLELHRFVVQDAHTSTYALGPQAFVIGVAASQQNALVRAAHRHMLALNQAINETIVLRVREGLESVCVARCETTHAVRTVGAVGNRRPISFGASGKVLLAFAPDAVRDEYLAQLRRNGRADDLPTFAGELDAVARKGYAVSSGEVTPGAVGIAVPVRDLTGGAVASVSVTGPEVRVSHADIPDYLERLQACSLAISAELGYVPARAALQPA; encoded by the coding sequence ATGACAACCTACATCGTCGACGCCGTCGACAGCGCGTTGAAGCTGCTGAGCTACGTCGCCGAGCACCCGAACCTCGGCGTGACCGAGCTGGCGTCGCAGCTCGGCATCAACAAGTCGCGCACCTACCGGATGCTGTGCACGCTCGAACTGCATCGCTTCGTCGTGCAGGACGCGCACACGTCCACCTACGCGCTCGGCCCGCAGGCATTCGTGATCGGCGTGGCCGCGTCGCAGCAGAACGCGCTCGTGCGCGCCGCGCACCGGCACATGCTCGCCCTCAACCAGGCGATCAACGAGACCATCGTGCTGCGCGTGCGCGAAGGGCTCGAATCGGTGTGCGTCGCGCGTTGCGAAACGACGCACGCGGTGCGCACCGTCGGCGCGGTCGGCAACCGCCGCCCGATCAGTTTCGGCGCATCGGGCAAGGTGCTGCTCGCGTTCGCGCCCGACGCGGTGCGCGACGAATATCTCGCGCAGCTGCGCAGGAACGGGCGGGCCGACGACCTGCCGACGTTCGCCGGCGAACTCGACGCGGTCGCGCGCAAGGGCTACGCGGTGAGCAGCGGCGAGGTGACGCCCGGCGCGGTCGGGATCGCGGTGCCGGTGCGCGACCTGACGGGCGGAGCGGTCGCCTCGGTCAGCGTGACGGGCCCCGAGGTGCGCGTGAGCCACGCCGACATTCCCGACTATCTCGAACGCCTGCAGGCGTGCAGCCTCGCCATTTCCGCCGAACTCGGCTACGTCCCGGCGCGCGCCGCGCTGCAACCGGCCTGA
- a CDS encoding N-formylglutamate amidohydrolase, translating to MLTFNCNNTHAGESPAYFVAQPTAPALPIVVDSPHSGIAYPPDFRPVAPDDAIRTTWDAYVDELWSGAAARGGTLLGATFPRAYIDPNRAETDIDATLLAEPWPEPLSPQPYTQRGMGLIRRDALPGVPLYDRKLSLADVRRRIDAYYRPYRRALAGIAEPLHAAHRALWHIDCHSMKSRGNAMNVDAGALRPDVVVSDRRGATADPAFTAWTAQWFADAGYRVQINDPYQGGDLLTALADPARQRHSIQIEFNRALYMDEAAFAKHAGFDALKRSVDAYLDALADYVRARLASPGDTP from the coding sequence ATGCTGACGTTTAATTGCAACAACACGCACGCCGGCGAATCGCCCGCGTATTTCGTCGCGCAGCCGACCGCGCCCGCCCTGCCGATCGTCGTCGATTCGCCGCACAGCGGCATCGCGTATCCGCCCGACTTCCGCCCCGTCGCGCCGGACGATGCGATCCGCACGACGTGGGATGCGTACGTCGACGAACTGTGGAGCGGCGCCGCCGCGCGCGGCGGCACGCTGCTCGGCGCGACGTTCCCGCGCGCCTACATCGATCCGAACCGCGCGGAAACCGACATCGACGCCACGCTGCTCGCCGAGCCGTGGCCCGAGCCGCTTTCCCCGCAGCCGTACACGCAGCGCGGCATGGGGCTGATCCGGCGCGACGCGCTGCCCGGCGTGCCGCTGTACGACCGCAAGCTGTCGCTCGCCGACGTGCGCCGCCGGATCGACGCGTACTACCGGCCGTACCGCCGGGCGCTCGCCGGCATCGCCGAGCCGCTGCATGCCGCGCATCGCGCGCTGTGGCACATCGATTGCCACTCGATGAAATCGCGCGGCAACGCGATGAACGTCGACGCGGGCGCGCTGCGGCCGGATGTCGTCGTCAGCGACCGGCGCGGCGCGACCGCCGACCCGGCCTTCACCGCCTGGACCGCGCAGTGGTTCGCCGACGCCGGCTACCGCGTGCAGATCAACGACCCGTACCAGGGCGGCGACCTGCTGACCGCGCTCGCCGATCCGGCGCGGCAGCGCCACAGCATCCAGATCGAATTCAACCGCGCGCTGTACATGGACGAGGCCGCGTTCGCGAAGCACGCGGGCTTCGACGCGCTGAAGCGCTCGGTCGACGCCTACCTCGATGCGCTCGCCGATTACGTGCGCGCACGCCTCGCCTCGCCGGGAGACACCCCATGA